The following proteins are encoded in a genomic region of Ctenopharyngodon idella isolate HZGC_01 chromosome 12, HZGC01, whole genome shotgun sequence:
- the kif5bb gene encoding kinesin-1 heavy chain isoform X1 produces MADPAECTIKVMCRFRPLNSSEVMRGDKYIPKFQGEDSVVIGGKPYMFDRVFQSNTTQEQVYNACAQKIVKDVLEGYNGTIFAYGQTSSGKTHTMEGNLHDSDGMGIIPRIVQDIFNYIYSMDENLEFHIKVSYFEIYLDKIRDLLDVSKTNLSVHEDKNRVPYVKGCTERFVCSPEEVMDTIDEGKSNRHVAVTNMNEHSSRSHSIFLINVKQENTQTEQKLSGKLFLVDLAGSEKVSKTGAEGAVLDEAKNINKSLSALGNVISALAEGSTYVPYRDSKMTRILQDSLGGNCRTTIVICCSPSSFNEAETKTTLMFGQRAKTIKNTVCVNVELTAEQWKKKYEREKEKNKTLKNTITWLENELNRWRNGESVPIEEQYDKEKANAEVLALDNVVNNDKLTSSPSIPALKFTDAEREKCEAELAKLYKQLDDKDDEINQQSQLAEKLKQQMLDQEELLASTRRDHDNLQAELTRLQMENEASKEEVKEVLQALEELAVNYDQKSQEVEDKTKEFETLSEELNQKSSVLASIDSELQKLKEMTNHQKKRVTEMMSSLLKDLAEIGIAVGSNDIKQHEGGGLIDEEFTVARLYISKMKSEVKTLVKRSKQLESAQAESNKKMDENEKELAACQLRISQYEAKIKSLTEYLQNIEQKKRQLEENVDSLNEELVKLSAQEKVHAMEKENEMQSANEVKVSMTAVEQQIQNHREAHQKQLSSLRDELETKEKLITELQDQNQKIMLEQERLKVEHEKLRSTDQEKSRKLHELTVMQDRREQARQDLKGLEETVAKELQTLHNLRKLFVQDLATRVKKSAEMDSDDTGGSAAQKQKISFLENNLEQLTKVHKQLVRDNADLRCELPKLEKRLRATAERVKALESALKEAKENAARDRKRYQQEVDRIKEAVRAKNMARRGHSAQIAKPIRPGQPPVASPTHPNVNRSGAGLFQNNQSVGIRGGGGVKQ; encoded by the exons ATGGCGGACCCGGCCGAGTGCACCATCAAAGTCATGTGCCGTTTTCGGCCTTTAAACAGTTCGGAGGTGATGAGGGGAGACAAATATATCCCCAAATTTCAAGGAGAGGATAGTGTGGTCATCGGG GGAAAGCCGTATATGTTTGATCGCGTGTTTCAGTCTAACACTACTCAGGAGCAGGTTTACAACGCTTGTGCTCAGAAGATTGTTAAAG ATGTGCTTGAGGGTTACAACGGTACAATATTTGCTTACGGACAAACATCCTCTGGAAAAACACACACCATGGAG GGGAACCTGCATGATTCTGATGGCATGGGCATCATTCCAAGGATCGTCCAGGATATATTCAACTACATTTACTCCATGGATGAAAACCTGGAATTCCATATCAAG GTCTCCTATTTTGAGATTTACCTGGACAAGATCAGGGACTTGCTGGATG TATCTAAGACCAACCTGTCTGTACATGAAGACAAGAACAGAGTTCCTTATGTAAAG GGTTGTACTGAACGGTTTGTGTGTAGCCCGGAGGAAGTTATGGACACTATTGATGAAGGCAAATCCAACAGACATGTGGCTGTCACAA acATGAACGAGCACAGCTCCAGGAGTCACAGTATCTTCCTGATAAACGTCAAGCAAGAGAACACACAGACGGAGCAGAAACTGAGTGGGAAACTCTTCCTGGTGGATTTAGCAGGAAGTGAGAAG GTCAGTAAAACCGGAGCAGAAGGTGCTGTGTTGGATGAAgccaaaaacattaacaaatctcTTTCCGCTCTGGGCAACGTCATCTCCGCTCTGGCTGAAGGATCG ACGTACGTTCCCTACAGAGACAGTAAGATGACGAGGATCTTGCAGGATTCTCTGGGTGGGAACTGCAGGACCACTATAGTGATCTGTTGCTCTCCATCCTCCTTCAATGAGGCTGAGACTAAAACTACGCTCATGTTCGGACAGAG AGCAAAGACCATTAAGAACacagtgtgtgtgaatgttgaGCTGACAGCAGAGCAGTGGAAGAAGAAGTATGAaagggagaaagagaagaacaaGACTCTGAAGAACACCATCACCTGGTTGGAGAACGAGCTCAACCGCTGGAGGAACG gTGAGAGCGTCCCCATTGAAGAGCAGTATGATAAGGAGAAGGCAAACGCAGAAGTTCTGGCCCTGGATAATGTGGTGAATAATGATAAACTCACCTCATCTCCCAGCATACCCGCCCTCAAATTCACTGACGCTGAGCGTGAGAAGTGTGAGGCTGAATTAGCCAAACTCTACAAACAGCTGGATGACAAG GATGATGAGATAAATCAGCAGTCTCAGCTGGCTGAGAAACTCAAGCAGCAGATGCTGGATCAGGAAGAG CTGCTGGCCTCAACGCGGAGGGACCATGACAACCTGCAGGCGGAGCTCACTCGTCTGCAGATGGAGAACGAGGCGTCTAAAGAGGAGGTGAAGGAGGTGCTGCAGGCTCTGGAGGAGCTCGCAGTCAACTATGATCAGAAGAGTCAGGAGGTGGAGGACAAGACCAAGGAGTTTGAAACCCTGAGTGAAGAGCTCAACCAGAAATCT AGTGTTCTCGCGTCTATTGACTCTGAGCTGCAGAAACTGAAGGAAATGACCAACCATCAGAAGAAGAGAGTCACTGAGATGATGTCATCACTGCTTAAAGACCTGGCCGAGATCGGCATCGCCGTAGGCAGCAATGACATTAAG CAGCATGAGGGTGGAGGTCTCATTGATGAAGAGTTCACAGTGGCTCGTCTGTACATCAGTAAGATGAAGTCTGAAGTGAAGACTCTGGTTAAGCGCAGCAAACAGCTGGAGAGCGCTCAGGCCGAGAGCAACAAGAAGATGGATGAAAATGAGAAAGAGCTTGCAGCCTGTCAGCTCCGTATCTCTCAG TATGAGGCAAAGATCAAGTCTCTGACAGAGTATCTGCAAAACATCGAACAGAAGAAGAGACAGTTAGAGGAGAACGTTGACTCTCTCAATGAGGAACTGGTCAAACTCAGCGCCCAGG AGAAAGTTCATGCAATGGAGAAGGAGAATGAGATGCAAAGTGCTAATGAAGTGAAGGTAAGCATG ACTGCAGTTGAGCAGCAGATCCAGAACCACAGAGAAGCTCATCAGAAACAGCTAAGCAGCCTTAGAGATGAGCTGGAGACCAAGGAGAAACTCATCACTGAACTGCAGGA TCAGAACCAGAAgatcatgttggaacaggagcGCTTGAAGGTGGAGCACGAGAAACTCAGATCCACTGACCAGGAGAAGAGCCGCAAACTGCACGAACTCAC GGTGATGCAGGACAGAAGGGAACAGGCCAGACAAGATCTCAAAGGCCTGGAGGAGACAGTG GCCAAAGAACTGCAGACTCTTCATAATCTGAGGAAGCTCTTTGTTCAGGATCTGGCCACACGGGTGAAGAAG AGCGCTGAGATGGACTCAGATGACACTGGCGGCAGCGCGGCGCAAAAACAGAAGATCTCATTCCTTGAGAACAACCTTGAACAACTCACTAAAGTGCACAAGCAG TTGGTACGTGATAATGCTGACCTGCGCTGTGAGCTGCCCAAGCTAGAGAAGCGCCTGCGGGCGACGGCGGAGCGCGTGAAGGCTCTGGAGTCTGCGCTCAAAGAGGCCAAAGAGAACGCAGCACGTGACCGCAAACGCTACCAGCAGGAGGTGGACCGCATCAAAGAGGCTGTCAGAGCCAAGAACATGGCCCGCAGAGGACACTCTGCACAGATCG CCAAACCAATCAGACCAGGTCAGCCCCCTGTCGCCTCTCCCACCCACCCCAATGTCAACCGCTCAGGGGCGGGGCTCTTCCAGAACAACCAATCAGTGGGCATCCGTGGTGGAGGCGGAGTCAAACAGTAA
- the kif5bb gene encoding kinesin-1 heavy chain isoform X3, translating into MADPAECTIKVMCRFRPLNSSEVMRGDKYIPKFQGEDSVVIGGKPYMFDRVFQSNTTQEQVYNACAQKIVKDVLEGYNGTIFAYGQTSSGKTHTMEGNLHDSDGMGIIPRIVQDIFNYIYSMDENLEFHIKVSYFEIYLDKIRDLLDVSKTNLSVHEDKNRVPYVKGCTERFVCSPEEVMDTIDEGKSNRHVAVTNMNEHSSRSHSIFLINVKQENTQTEQKLSGKLFLVDLAGSEKVSKTGAEGAVLDEAKNINKSLSALGNVISALAEGSTYVPYRDSKMTRILQDSLGGNCRTTIVICCSPSSFNEAETKTTLMFGQRAKTIKNTVCVNVELTAEQWKKKYEREKEKNKTLKNTITWLENELNRWRNGESVPIEEQYDKEKANAEVLALDNVVNNDKLTSSPSIPALKFTDAEREKCEAELAKLYKQLDDKDDEINQQSQLAEKLKQQMLDQEELLASTRRDHDNLQAELTRLQMENEASKEEVKEVLQALEELAVNYDQKSQEVEDKTKEFETLSEELNQKSSVLASIDSELQKLKEMTNHQKKRVTEMMSSLLKDLAEIGIAVGSNDIKQHEGGGLIDEEFTVARLYISKMKSEVKTLVKRSKQLESAQAESNKKMDENEKELAACQLRISQYEAKIKSLTEYLQNIEQKKRQLEENVDSLNEELVKLSAQEKVHAMEKENEMQSANEVKTAVEQQIQNHREAHQKQLSSLRDELETKEKLITELQDQNQKIMLEQERLKVEHEKLRSTDQEKSRKLHELTVMQDRREQARQDLKGLEETVAKELQTLHNLRKLFVQDLATRVKKSAEMDSDDTGGSAAQKQKISFLENNLEQLTKVHKQLVRDNADLRCELPKLEKRLRATAERVKALESALKEAKENAARDRKRYQQEVDRIKEAVRAKNMARRGHSAQIAKPIRPGQPPVASPTHPNVNRSGAGLFQNNQSVGIRGGGGVKQ; encoded by the exons ATGGCGGACCCGGCCGAGTGCACCATCAAAGTCATGTGCCGTTTTCGGCCTTTAAACAGTTCGGAGGTGATGAGGGGAGACAAATATATCCCCAAATTTCAAGGAGAGGATAGTGTGGTCATCGGG GGAAAGCCGTATATGTTTGATCGCGTGTTTCAGTCTAACACTACTCAGGAGCAGGTTTACAACGCTTGTGCTCAGAAGATTGTTAAAG ATGTGCTTGAGGGTTACAACGGTACAATATTTGCTTACGGACAAACATCCTCTGGAAAAACACACACCATGGAG GGGAACCTGCATGATTCTGATGGCATGGGCATCATTCCAAGGATCGTCCAGGATATATTCAACTACATTTACTCCATGGATGAAAACCTGGAATTCCATATCAAG GTCTCCTATTTTGAGATTTACCTGGACAAGATCAGGGACTTGCTGGATG TATCTAAGACCAACCTGTCTGTACATGAAGACAAGAACAGAGTTCCTTATGTAAAG GGTTGTACTGAACGGTTTGTGTGTAGCCCGGAGGAAGTTATGGACACTATTGATGAAGGCAAATCCAACAGACATGTGGCTGTCACAA acATGAACGAGCACAGCTCCAGGAGTCACAGTATCTTCCTGATAAACGTCAAGCAAGAGAACACACAGACGGAGCAGAAACTGAGTGGGAAACTCTTCCTGGTGGATTTAGCAGGAAGTGAGAAG GTCAGTAAAACCGGAGCAGAAGGTGCTGTGTTGGATGAAgccaaaaacattaacaaatctcTTTCCGCTCTGGGCAACGTCATCTCCGCTCTGGCTGAAGGATCG ACGTACGTTCCCTACAGAGACAGTAAGATGACGAGGATCTTGCAGGATTCTCTGGGTGGGAACTGCAGGACCACTATAGTGATCTGTTGCTCTCCATCCTCCTTCAATGAGGCTGAGACTAAAACTACGCTCATGTTCGGACAGAG AGCAAAGACCATTAAGAACacagtgtgtgtgaatgttgaGCTGACAGCAGAGCAGTGGAAGAAGAAGTATGAaagggagaaagagaagaacaaGACTCTGAAGAACACCATCACCTGGTTGGAGAACGAGCTCAACCGCTGGAGGAACG gTGAGAGCGTCCCCATTGAAGAGCAGTATGATAAGGAGAAGGCAAACGCAGAAGTTCTGGCCCTGGATAATGTGGTGAATAATGATAAACTCACCTCATCTCCCAGCATACCCGCCCTCAAATTCACTGACGCTGAGCGTGAGAAGTGTGAGGCTGAATTAGCCAAACTCTACAAACAGCTGGATGACAAG GATGATGAGATAAATCAGCAGTCTCAGCTGGCTGAGAAACTCAAGCAGCAGATGCTGGATCAGGAAGAG CTGCTGGCCTCAACGCGGAGGGACCATGACAACCTGCAGGCGGAGCTCACTCGTCTGCAGATGGAGAACGAGGCGTCTAAAGAGGAGGTGAAGGAGGTGCTGCAGGCTCTGGAGGAGCTCGCAGTCAACTATGATCAGAAGAGTCAGGAGGTGGAGGACAAGACCAAGGAGTTTGAAACCCTGAGTGAAGAGCTCAACCAGAAATCT AGTGTTCTCGCGTCTATTGACTCTGAGCTGCAGAAACTGAAGGAAATGACCAACCATCAGAAGAAGAGAGTCACTGAGATGATGTCATCACTGCTTAAAGACCTGGCCGAGATCGGCATCGCCGTAGGCAGCAATGACATTAAG CAGCATGAGGGTGGAGGTCTCATTGATGAAGAGTTCACAGTGGCTCGTCTGTACATCAGTAAGATGAAGTCTGAAGTGAAGACTCTGGTTAAGCGCAGCAAACAGCTGGAGAGCGCTCAGGCCGAGAGCAACAAGAAGATGGATGAAAATGAGAAAGAGCTTGCAGCCTGTCAGCTCCGTATCTCTCAG TATGAGGCAAAGATCAAGTCTCTGACAGAGTATCTGCAAAACATCGAACAGAAGAAGAGACAGTTAGAGGAGAACGTTGACTCTCTCAATGAGGAACTGGTCAAACTCAGCGCCCAGG AGAAAGTTCATGCAATGGAGAAGGAGAATGAGATGCAAAGTGCTAATGAAGTGAAG ACTGCAGTTGAGCAGCAGATCCAGAACCACAGAGAAGCTCATCAGAAACAGCTAAGCAGCCTTAGAGATGAGCTGGAGACCAAGGAGAAACTCATCACTGAACTGCAGGA TCAGAACCAGAAgatcatgttggaacaggagcGCTTGAAGGTGGAGCACGAGAAACTCAGATCCACTGACCAGGAGAAGAGCCGCAAACTGCACGAACTCAC GGTGATGCAGGACAGAAGGGAACAGGCCAGACAAGATCTCAAAGGCCTGGAGGAGACAGTG GCCAAAGAACTGCAGACTCTTCATAATCTGAGGAAGCTCTTTGTTCAGGATCTGGCCACACGGGTGAAGAAG AGCGCTGAGATGGACTCAGATGACACTGGCGGCAGCGCGGCGCAAAAACAGAAGATCTCATTCCTTGAGAACAACCTTGAACAACTCACTAAAGTGCACAAGCAG TTGGTACGTGATAATGCTGACCTGCGCTGTGAGCTGCCCAAGCTAGAGAAGCGCCTGCGGGCGACGGCGGAGCGCGTGAAGGCTCTGGAGTCTGCGCTCAAAGAGGCCAAAGAGAACGCAGCACGTGACCGCAAACGCTACCAGCAGGAGGTGGACCGCATCAAAGAGGCTGTCAGAGCCAAGAACATGGCCCGCAGAGGACACTCTGCACAGATCG CCAAACCAATCAGACCAGGTCAGCCCCCTGTCGCCTCTCCCACCCACCCCAATGTCAACCGCTCAGGGGCGGGGCTCTTCCAGAACAACCAATCAGTGGGCATCCGTGGTGGAGGCGGAGTCAAACAGTAA
- the kif5bb gene encoding kinesin-1 heavy chain isoform X4: MADPAECTIKVMCRFRPLNSSEVMRGDKYIPKFQGEDSVVIGGKPYMFDRVFQSNTTQEQVYNACAQKIVKDVLEGYNGTIFAYGQTSSGKTHTMEGNLHDSDGMGIIPRIVQDIFNYIYSMDENLEFHIKVSYFEIYLDKIRDLLDVSKTNLSVHEDKNRVPYVKGCTERFVCSPEEVMDTIDEGKSNRHVAVTNMNEHSSRSHSIFLINVKQENTQTEQKLSGKLFLVDLAGSEKVSKTGAEGAVLDEAKNINKSLSALGNVISALAEGSTYVPYRDSKMTRILQDSLGGNCRTTIVICCSPSSFNEAETKTTLMFGQRAKTIKNTVCVNVELTAEQWKKKYEREKEKNKTLKNTITWLENELNRWRNGESVPIEEQYDKEKANAEVLALDNVVNNDKLTSSPSIPALKFTDAEREKCEAELAKLYKQLDDKDDEINQQSQLAEKLKQQMLDQEELLASTRRDHDNLQAELTRLQMENEASKEEVKEVLQALEELAVNYDQKSQEVEDKTKEFETLSEELNQKSSVLASIDSELQKLKEMTNHQKKRVTEMMSSLLKDLAEIGIAVGSNDIKHEGGGLIDEEFTVARLYISKMKSEVKTLVKRSKQLESAQAESNKKMDENEKELAACQLRISQYEAKIKSLTEYLQNIEQKKRQLEENVDSLNEELVKLSAQEKVHAMEKENEMQSANEVKTAVEQQIQNHREAHQKQLSSLRDELETKEKLITELQDQNQKIMLEQERLKVEHEKLRSTDQEKSRKLHELTVMQDRREQARQDLKGLEETVAKELQTLHNLRKLFVQDLATRVKKSAEMDSDDTGGSAAQKQKISFLENNLEQLTKVHKQLVRDNADLRCELPKLEKRLRATAERVKALESALKEAKENAARDRKRYQQEVDRIKEAVRAKNMARRGHSAQIAKPIRPGQPPVASPTHPNVNRSGAGLFQNNQSVGIRGGGGVKQ, translated from the exons ATGGCGGACCCGGCCGAGTGCACCATCAAAGTCATGTGCCGTTTTCGGCCTTTAAACAGTTCGGAGGTGATGAGGGGAGACAAATATATCCCCAAATTTCAAGGAGAGGATAGTGTGGTCATCGGG GGAAAGCCGTATATGTTTGATCGCGTGTTTCAGTCTAACACTACTCAGGAGCAGGTTTACAACGCTTGTGCTCAGAAGATTGTTAAAG ATGTGCTTGAGGGTTACAACGGTACAATATTTGCTTACGGACAAACATCCTCTGGAAAAACACACACCATGGAG GGGAACCTGCATGATTCTGATGGCATGGGCATCATTCCAAGGATCGTCCAGGATATATTCAACTACATTTACTCCATGGATGAAAACCTGGAATTCCATATCAAG GTCTCCTATTTTGAGATTTACCTGGACAAGATCAGGGACTTGCTGGATG TATCTAAGACCAACCTGTCTGTACATGAAGACAAGAACAGAGTTCCTTATGTAAAG GGTTGTACTGAACGGTTTGTGTGTAGCCCGGAGGAAGTTATGGACACTATTGATGAAGGCAAATCCAACAGACATGTGGCTGTCACAA acATGAACGAGCACAGCTCCAGGAGTCACAGTATCTTCCTGATAAACGTCAAGCAAGAGAACACACAGACGGAGCAGAAACTGAGTGGGAAACTCTTCCTGGTGGATTTAGCAGGAAGTGAGAAG GTCAGTAAAACCGGAGCAGAAGGTGCTGTGTTGGATGAAgccaaaaacattaacaaatctcTTTCCGCTCTGGGCAACGTCATCTCCGCTCTGGCTGAAGGATCG ACGTACGTTCCCTACAGAGACAGTAAGATGACGAGGATCTTGCAGGATTCTCTGGGTGGGAACTGCAGGACCACTATAGTGATCTGTTGCTCTCCATCCTCCTTCAATGAGGCTGAGACTAAAACTACGCTCATGTTCGGACAGAG AGCAAAGACCATTAAGAACacagtgtgtgtgaatgttgaGCTGACAGCAGAGCAGTGGAAGAAGAAGTATGAaagggagaaagagaagaacaaGACTCTGAAGAACACCATCACCTGGTTGGAGAACGAGCTCAACCGCTGGAGGAACG gTGAGAGCGTCCCCATTGAAGAGCAGTATGATAAGGAGAAGGCAAACGCAGAAGTTCTGGCCCTGGATAATGTGGTGAATAATGATAAACTCACCTCATCTCCCAGCATACCCGCCCTCAAATTCACTGACGCTGAGCGTGAGAAGTGTGAGGCTGAATTAGCCAAACTCTACAAACAGCTGGATGACAAG GATGATGAGATAAATCAGCAGTCTCAGCTGGCTGAGAAACTCAAGCAGCAGATGCTGGATCAGGAAGAG CTGCTGGCCTCAACGCGGAGGGACCATGACAACCTGCAGGCGGAGCTCACTCGTCTGCAGATGGAGAACGAGGCGTCTAAAGAGGAGGTGAAGGAGGTGCTGCAGGCTCTGGAGGAGCTCGCAGTCAACTATGATCAGAAGAGTCAGGAGGTGGAGGACAAGACCAAGGAGTTTGAAACCCTGAGTGAAGAGCTCAACCAGAAATCT AGTGTTCTCGCGTCTATTGACTCTGAGCTGCAGAAACTGAAGGAAATGACCAACCATCAGAAGAAGAGAGTCACTGAGATGATGTCATCACTGCTTAAAGACCTGGCCGAGATCGGCATCGCCGTAGGCAGCAATGACATTAAG CATGAGGGTGGAGGTCTCATTGATGAAGAGTTCACAGTGGCTCGTCTGTACATCAGTAAGATGAAGTCTGAAGTGAAGACTCTGGTTAAGCGCAGCAAACAGCTGGAGAGCGCTCAGGCCGAGAGCAACAAGAAGATGGATGAAAATGAGAAAGAGCTTGCAGCCTGTCAGCTCCGTATCTCTCAG TATGAGGCAAAGATCAAGTCTCTGACAGAGTATCTGCAAAACATCGAACAGAAGAAGAGACAGTTAGAGGAGAACGTTGACTCTCTCAATGAGGAACTGGTCAAACTCAGCGCCCAGG AGAAAGTTCATGCAATGGAGAAGGAGAATGAGATGCAAAGTGCTAATGAAGTGAAG ACTGCAGTTGAGCAGCAGATCCAGAACCACAGAGAAGCTCATCAGAAACAGCTAAGCAGCCTTAGAGATGAGCTGGAGACCAAGGAGAAACTCATCACTGAACTGCAGGA TCAGAACCAGAAgatcatgttggaacaggagcGCTTGAAGGTGGAGCACGAGAAACTCAGATCCACTGACCAGGAGAAGAGCCGCAAACTGCACGAACTCAC GGTGATGCAGGACAGAAGGGAACAGGCCAGACAAGATCTCAAAGGCCTGGAGGAGACAGTG GCCAAAGAACTGCAGACTCTTCATAATCTGAGGAAGCTCTTTGTTCAGGATCTGGCCACACGGGTGAAGAAG AGCGCTGAGATGGACTCAGATGACACTGGCGGCAGCGCGGCGCAAAAACAGAAGATCTCATTCCTTGAGAACAACCTTGAACAACTCACTAAAGTGCACAAGCAG TTGGTACGTGATAATGCTGACCTGCGCTGTGAGCTGCCCAAGCTAGAGAAGCGCCTGCGGGCGACGGCGGAGCGCGTGAAGGCTCTGGAGTCTGCGCTCAAAGAGGCCAAAGAGAACGCAGCACGTGACCGCAAACGCTACCAGCAGGAGGTGGACCGCATCAAAGAGGCTGTCAGAGCCAAGAACATGGCCCGCAGAGGACACTCTGCACAGATCG CCAAACCAATCAGACCAGGTCAGCCCCCTGTCGCCTCTCCCACCCACCCCAATGTCAACCGCTCAGGGGCGGGGCTCTTCCAGAACAACCAATCAGTGGGCATCCGTGGTGGAGGCGGAGTCAAACAGTAA